The Candidatus Omnitrophota bacterium genome window below encodes:
- the atpE gene encoding ATP synthase F0 subunit C yields MEQATNWLGLTLPLGFAMAAFGAAFGLGKAVASAMDAMGRQPEAAPRIQLAMIIGCALIEAIAIYGLVVVFVLGSKV; encoded by the coding sequence ATGGAACAAGCAACGAATTGGTTGGGCCTGACCTTGCCCCTGGGTTTTGCAATGGCGGCATTTGGCGCGGCTTTCGGTTTGGGCAAAGCAGTAGCCTCTGCTATGGATGCCATGGGCCGGCAGCCTGAGGCAGCGCCTCGCATTCAGTTAGCCATGATCATCGGATGCGCATTGATCGAAGCGATTGCGATCTACGGCCTGGTGGTTGTGTTTGTTTTGGGCTCAAAGGTATAG
- the atpH gene encoding ATP synthase F1 subunit delta yields the protein MDNFRLVKRYALALLNQARKSGEEKKVSGDLAALQTLVALSPDILEVFASPRLAKNDKDSFLEKITTGSMSELTADFLGLLIQKKRIGLLPEIVSAFTELLKASQGLKQAHVCTAVELEPDMRARVIDKLKKLSGWDLEVEFAVDPRLLGGIEARIGNQVVDSTVRTGLDSLRRRLSVVKVDI from the coding sequence ATGGACAATTTCCGGCTTGTGAAGCGCTATGCGCTGGCTCTTCTGAATCAGGCCCGGAAATCGGGAGAGGAAAAGAAGGTGTCCGGGGATCTGGCTGCTCTGCAGACCCTTGTCGCGCTCTCACCGGACATTTTAGAGGTCTTCGCAAGCCCGAGACTTGCCAAGAATGACAAGGATTCCTTTCTGGAAAAAATCACGACCGGATCAATGAGCGAATTGACGGCGGATTTTCTGGGTCTATTGATTCAGAAGAAGCGTATCGGATTGCTTCCCGAAATCGTGAGCGCGTTCACCGAACTCCTTAAGGCATCGCAAGGTTTGAAGCAGGCTCATGTGTGCACGGCAGTGGAGCTGGAGCCGGATATGCGCGCACGAGTGATTGATAAACTGAAGAAGCTCTCGGGCTGGGATCTGGAGGTGGAATTTGCCGTGGATCCCCGGTTGCTCGGCGGCATTGAAGCGCGCATTGGGAATCAGGTGGTGGACAGCACGGTGCGTACTGGGCTGGATAGCCTGCGCCGCAGGCTGTCTGTAGTAAAAGTCGATATTTAG
- the atpF gene encoding F0F1 ATP synthase subunit B: MNIIWQEVLVHALAFLVLFLLMKKYAWGPLLQALDARSENVANELKSIARAKEEAEHFRADYQARLVHIEEEARARIQEALEQGKQASAEVQEKARADARAILEKAKQNMVLELEKAKIQVRDYVVEAALASAEKLIRREMTAQDHKRLVEEFVTEEFEKDS, from the coding sequence ATGAATATTATTTGGCAGGAAGTCCTTGTGCACGCACTCGCTTTCCTGGTTCTCTTTCTTCTGATGAAGAAATATGCCTGGGGGCCTTTGTTACAGGCTTTGGACGCGCGCAGTGAGAACGTGGCGAACGAGCTCAAGAGCATTGCCCGGGCCAAGGAAGAAGCGGAGCATTTCCGCGCGGATTATCAGGCGCGACTGGTTCATATTGAGGAAGAGGCCCGCGCAAGAATCCAAGAGGCGTTAGAGCAAGGCAAACAAGCCTCCGCTGAAGTGCAGGAAAAGGCCCGTGCGGATGCGCGCGCCATATTGGAGAAAGCCAAACAGAATATGGTTTTGGAGTTGGAAAAGGCCAAAATCCAAGTGCGAGATTATGTTGTGGAAGCTGCGCTGGCCTCAGCGGAAAAGCTCATTCGCCGGGAGATGACGGCCCAGGACCACAAACGGTTGGTGGAGGAGTTTGTGACAGAAGAATTTGAGAAGGATTCGTGA